The DNA segment agttaattcgcgagacaatttctttaagcctaattaatccataattagataatgtttactatagcatcacataggctaattatggattaattaggctcaataaattcgtctcgcgaattagtccaagattatggatgggttttattaatagtctacatttaatatttataattagtgtccaaacatccgatgtgatagggacttaaaagttttaatcCCATCTAAAGAGGGTCTAAAGTTCTATGCTCTTCTCGATTTCCATGTAGCTTATAAGACGCTACAGAATTTTACAACTtgatttgatgttttttttcatcgaagttgtTTTCTTTCAatttcttatgtttttcctatgaTCCGTTCAAACGGtgattcttgtttttttttcggttCTCTGTTTACacttatatttctattaaaattgTAGTACAcatgtctcaaaatataaaagtcTAATTCTTTCGTTCTATAAAATACTAATCAGGACATAATGTGACACATCGTAGTACTACTACATGGACATGAGGTTGTCGATATTCAAGTAGAATATGCCACACTGTGTAtttaattggttttttatgaaacaGAAAAATTAGTATTGGATGAGATATATattagtataatgaatctggatagcAAGTCTATTTAGTTTCGTAGTATGATATATTTTATCTAGTGCTAGGCTATTACTCCGTATATTATAAAATGGAAGAAGTATGCTTTTCCTATCTATCTGTTTTCTTAATCTGCTTTTCACGTAGAccatcaatttttttgaaacaagTAGACCATCAATTTTGGTTACATGCGAGGTTGCCAAATGGCAACGAACAAATAAAGAGCATGTCTCTGCATTTCATTTTGGCCATTAGTTTGGCGGCCTTAAGCTGATAAGCCGTAAAAATACCTTATTagtaataaaaactaatttctaaggaaaactttatatttataCCTAAGCAATTttaaactgaaaaataaactactctcgacaattttaaattaaaatttcgaCAGCAGAAAAACGGAGGCATTTGCATGGCCTAGCAACCAGGTCAGTAGTAGCCACGCACGTACCACCGGTTCATCACCCGGCCAGTCAAATCAGGGCGTTATTTTCATGATCCAAATGCAGACAAAGGATTGATCGGTCGTGTCGCGTCGTGCAACAGAGCAAAGACGACGTGGATGCTCCAAGTCGTGAGACGTTTCCCAGCCAGAAAAAAACTCGCTACTCTCCTTGACGCAGAAAGGGCCAAAATTCTGCTTGATATGCGTAATTTCCTCGGAACTCATATAATACTTGTGTGTGGTAAGAACAGTGTATGTCTCCATCAGGCCATAGTTCGTTTTCAGGACAAAATGCATCTCGCTATCTCCTCGGTGGAATGGCGCATACTGGGGGTGTATAATCATGCAGACTGCAGACACCTTTGAAGCCGTCCTGTGTCGGCAGCGTTGCGTCGGATTGGATAGGCCCTCGAATTGTTCGACGACGACCTTGCCCCCCTTCCTTCAGGCCCATTCTCTCGTGAAAGCAACGTCGGATTCGAACCAGGATCTACTAATAAATCATCAATAAACGTTTGCTACACAATACAGTAATGTACTTCTACACTCAACTGTATAGAGTGAGACTTCGTTCTTTTCTAATCAGGATACTTTGATTATGGTGTGCTCGTACGAAAActtgtatataaaatttgtttcaaaatatcatataaatctatttttaaaatttagaataagtAATATGTAAACTAATCATGTGGTAATAGTTTTCCCGTTTTACATATGTCCGTACTTAGGTCTCGTTCGAACCTACTAGGATGAacatttagaaaagaaaatattaacgTGTCATTAATTGGGTTTTAACTATTTTAGACTTGGAAATGAatttattgagattttaaaccaacttctatatagaaatttttcgtttgaaacacaccgtttagcgaTTCGAAGAGCATGCTAATAAAATAATCTGAGATAAAATCTTATCCAGAGACTTTTTTTCGGTGAGAATAGAATGTTAACGTGTTGGGCCAGAAGAGGTGAGAAGGCCGTTTCCATATCTCGTTTTACTGGGCCGAGCAACCAGAGGCCCACCGTGCATCACATTGACGGTGCCCCCCATACGGCACGCAGACAGAACAGCAGAAGCGTGCCGAGACGGCGAGGTATCCCGTATCATCCCCCTCCCGACCCGGCCGCCGCGGCTCGCGCCAACGTTGCCGTACGTCGACTTGTGCTGCATCTCAAACAAACAAAGCGCTGAAACGAAACGGCAGGATCGATACCCCCCGAGGCGGCTTCGCCTTTCCTCCCTCCAACCACGTGCCACCCGCGCGCGTCGGCGATCCCTAcgtccgcgcgcgcgcgccgcgatCGGACGGCTCCCACCcctcggccggccgccgcccacgcctcgGGTGTCGCGGCACCTGTCGGCCACCCCCGCTCCCCGCGGCGCACGCGACCGGAAGAAAATTTTAACAAACGCCGTGTTTAGATCCTAAATAATTAGTGCTGACTAGGTTGGCGATAAGAAACTCCACGTTAGCGTATTCCTACGtggaggagaaagaaaagaggaaagagAGTGAAGCGGGCGCTTGCAGAAGCGCCGAGCGTTAGCATGCCGGAGCAGGCGCTGCCGCCCTCCCGCAGCAGGTGCGGATGATAGTTACGCAGGTGCGGATGATAGTTACGCAGTTATTTCTGATCCCGTGTGCATAAATAATTCTGCCTGCTCTCACAAGTGCAACATGCAAAAGATTCTGCTCTCATCCCGCATGCGACACACAGATGGTCACACAAATGAAAGCTAGATTTGATCATACTCACATGCAGTCAATAAATGTATTCAAACTTCTATCGAGGCAATCTATAGCCAATCCATTATACCATCCAGCTATTGTGCTGTCTTCAGATGACTTGGATATAATCTACTCTTCAGATGACTTGGATATAATCTACCGCCAGTAGCAAGCTATAGTATTATCCTTTCTCTTATTCAAAcatccaacttttccatcgtatcaaaatttttctacttacataaatttctaactttccGTCACAtaattccaatttcaaccaaacttttaattttagtgtgaactaaatacagaaaaaaaaacttctctctccatttcatttCAAGCGCACCTATAAATTTTTATGTCGATCGTTcgtattatttgaaaaaattttaaaaagtactacaactcataaaaaaatatttatatttatcatctaataacaataaaatactagttataaaaaattaaataaaatagataatgAAAGTTGGATACCTAAAATTATGGCCACGTTTAACGTGGAACGGAGGAGTACTATCATGTCCCAATCGCCTGTCGAGCCgagagggaaaaaaaggtgACCGAAGTGGCCGCGAGCACGGTACGTCGCTCGGTAcgttacgtacgtacgtacgcctTGCCTATCCGTTGCGAGCGGTAGACCGGGGTGGGTGGTGCTGCGTGCAGGTCACGTCCGCTACGGCTATAAAATTGGCCATTTGGCCCAGGAGAGAGGGGGTCCTGGCACACACGGCCGAACTTTACCCAACGGCTCTCTTTGCATTTAACCACCTGTTGCTTGCTATTTATACACTGCAGATGCTCCAGAGAAAATCCCGCTCTTACAGAGAGTCCTAActgtgctttgctttgcttgttGTTTGACATGATACTATAGCATCCACTTTGTTCATCTTTTTCGTTTAACtaacttcttctcttttttgtcctttttctttACAATTATAAGCTGCTTCGATCTCGATCTGTTTTGGTCGATTGAGATCAGCAGCAAGCAaccatctttttatttttattttatttttctttcatacATCTCCACCTATTTTTTGCTGGTTGGAGTTCTTCTAtttctcttttatcttttcATAGTTTCGATTTGCACTTCAGCTTTTCTGATCTactcaccatcatcatcagctTGCGGCTGCTCAGGTCAGATCAGCTTGTTTCATTCGCATCTATAGCTTCTTTTTTTCCGCTCAAACTGTTCAGATTTGCAAGCGAGATCGGTGCCAATGGAGAACGCCTTTAAATCGTTGAGCTCTTCGGCAAAATCGCCATCGTTCATGGCTTCCAACAAGCACTATCACGGCGTCGTCAACCACCAGCCTCCGTTCCCAcaaccgccggcgacgccaccgcAGCCTCCGCTCCTGCCGCTGCCGGCGCGCCCCCatgccccgccgccgcagcagcacgCCGCCTGGCCGGCGCCACAACGTTCCAAGAAACCAagccacgccaccgccaccgccgccgccgccgccgcggcgctgggCCCCAAGAAGACGGCGCCGGTGCCCATCCCTGTACAGGCGGCGCCGTCGaagaagagggcggcggcggcgagccagcAAGAGGCGGCGgaatggacgacgacgacggactcGCTGTActcggtgtcgccgccgccgagctgcgTTCCGATGCCGACGTCCCTGCTGGTCGGTGCAGCGGccgggaggaaggcggcgaccgCGTGCGCcgtggaggtggccggcggtggcggcgtggacgTCGGAGCGAccgacgagctccggcggctACTCCGGCTCTAGCGGCCCCACACGTGCCCCTGCTTGCAGCAACATGCCATCGATGTTTGTTGTTTGTTCTACGTTTTGGTGCAACTTGTATACGTGCCCGAAATAAAGATGAGCACGATGTTATTGCTACAGGTTGTATTGGGTATTTGccctctgaattcaatatatacaatgtgtttgtgtttgtgtcACCAGCTGGATTGAAAATGAGAAagttttgttcttcttttgttGATCTACTCCGATATGCAAACCAAGGTCAGTTCATAGCAGAAAAGGTTGCGAGGAGATTAGAGTCTTTGTATTGGTAGATCTCATCTCAGAATAATAAGCAAGGTAGATCTCGTCTCAAAAGATCAAGCAAGCAAGGGGCAGGTTGTCACCGTTTCTTCACCTGAAGCAATAGTAGATGTGGAGAATGGAGAATTCTGTAAATCAGATCACTATGAATTCTGATTTCAATTATCACGCAGACATGCAGCGAGGTGTTTTGTCGACACGTTGCATACCTTACGAAAAAGTGGCAAATGATCACTCATCCCTTCTTAAAAACAGAAACAGCTTTATTAAATCTGGTGCAAGAATTGGCAACAGCAAGGAAAATGCAGTAAACCCTTCTTGTCAATGGGGACAACTGTATCACGATTGATCAGTCTTTACGCGCTACAACCAGAAACCAACCCCTATCCACATTCTCCATTATTTCTCCgacaaaaaaaaggggaaagatCTCATACATATACAATGCAGTCTCCTCTCTGAAATGATAATGTAACCTATTTAGTATACAGTCTGAAGATCCAAGTAGGAAGAATCAGCAGTCGCAGAATGCACGGAGGGTTTCGTCGAGGGCATTCCTGTCGTAATCGCCAGTGAAAACACAGGTTCCCAGAGGTCCTTTCAGGAGGATGAGCCTCAGCAATCCATCAGCAACCTTCTTATCAACCTGATGCAATCATTCAGGAATTCAATAATGCTGCTTTTCAATAGAGGAAAAACAACTTGAGAGCTCTGCTATATACCAATGCATACAATAACAAAAAATAGGTTATCCAACAATTTGTTTGGTGACAAAAGCTGATCAGATCCACTTTGTAACATATCAAGGTACGAGGGTACTTACGGCCATAATACTTTTGAACTTCTCCACTGTCATGGCCTCTGGAGGTGTAATTGGAAGCTTCGCTTTCTCTAGTATGTCAATTGCCCGTTTCTTGATTGACTCGTCTATCCAACCCAGGCGGTGAGACATGTCAGCTGCCATAACCTAGAGTGGTGGCAACATAGAAACAGAACCAAAAGATAAGTAATGAAACGATACAAAATAATGAAATCGAGGTGTTGTAAAAATATTCAGGTGTTCTTACTGTTCCAGCTGCAACAGCCTCCCCATGGAGCCATGCTCCATAGCCAGTTCCTGTTTCTATAGCCTGGCAATTGAATAAAGTGATCATAAATAATATGTAGGAGTACATCATTAAACAAACTGTTGAGGATATTTAGTTTCTGGCACCCATATATTTGAATTAAGAATGATTTATTCTGCAACCTATGGCCACCATATTACTCTAAGATTACATACAGTCAAGTCCAAACATACTATTTTTGACAGCATATGTTATCCAAAATATGTAGTTTGAATACATGAAAATGATATAACAGATTTGTTGTGAACAAACTCTTTCGGATTATTACAGTAATGAACTTTTAGGATAAAGTAAAGTAGTTTGGGAAGGTGTACTACAACATATTCCTGACCTAAACAACAAATTTCAAGGCCTCTTTCCATTTTATAATGTGTTAATTAATAAGGAGCACAGGATAACCCCATCAACATTTAAGCAAAAGAAATAAATCTGTACTTTTTACCAGCCCAGCAAATCATACGAGTACTAAACATGGAGTGCATTATAATGTTTATTGACATTAGTTCAGCATAAAATCAACCATAGTTAATGATAATACTTACATGGCCAAATGTATGGCCGAGATTAAGTGTTGCTCGGAGACCACTTTCCTTCTCGTCCTGAGCAACCACTTCAGCTTTGTTTTCACACGATCTCTTAATAGCATAGGCCAGAGCACTTGGTTCTCTACAAGTAGGAATTACGATCGATAAGTGGGGGAAAACTATTATCCATATTTCAGCATTATCATGGTATACATGATACTGTAAAAACTGAAATAGACTCCGCAAACTTTTTTTCTGATTTACAGTTCAGCATTCTCTGAGTTAACATGGTAATGCAAAAATATGGTAGTTCAATGGTTCTATGTCTGCCTGTTAAGCAACATAAATGATCAAAGGAAGCATAACAGAAATGTAAACAACTAAGCTAGGATTGACATGTACAACAATGATCTTTCTAAGTTAGCAGGGTAACACAACAGCTGAGACACTCTATTCAGTCAAACCATTTACTCATAAGATGATACATGTTTCATTTATAATGGTTATTCAGGGATAAAATGAACTTTGCAAATTTTCGGTAAAACATGTTTTCCTGATATGGTTGCTTAACTAAAAAAATGAGTCAGTTCAACAAATATAAATACAAAAAGAAGACATGCTTCCAAAATAGGGATGCATCTAGAGCACCAAACATTTCAGTCTGAGAGAGGACAATAAAGCATAACTAGCTAACTGATATAAACTTCAAACAAACTGCAGGCCTAATGCAGCTGCACATTTTTATAAGCCGGTTATTGAATTGAAATAACATTAGACAACACAATGCCAAAACGTGTTCAATACCTTGCTAATAATGCTGGCATGTTTTTCTCTTGCCATTCAAAGAACGGTGCATCTCTTATGAGACCATACTTCACCACCTCAGCTATGCCTGAAGCCAGTTCCCTGTCAGGCAATGTATTCAGTGTCTCGGTGTCTATCAGTACACACTGTGGCTGGTAGAACGCCCCAATTAAGTTCTTCCCCAATGGATGGTTAATGCCGGTCTTCCCTCCAACAGATGAATCCACCTAAAGTAATTCATGCAGCTCACCGTTAGCATCAAGCTACATGTAACCAATTGTAGTAAAAAATCTAAATCAAGCTTAGGACCTGGGCCATCAGAGTAGTAGGAATCTGTATGAAATTGACACCACGCAGGAACGCAGCAGCTGCAAAACCGCACATGTCCCCAATAACGCCACCTCCCAACGCAACAAACGTGCACCGCCGGTCCAGCCGGGACTCGACTGCCTTGTCGAAAACCTTCATCAGTGTGCCCTGCAAGCCACAAGCAGTTAAGTACACCCAAATTGGACTGAAACAACAACTGGTAGTCTCTCAGAACGCTTAAGTCTGAACCACACACGCACCATGTCCTTGTACTTCTCGCCGTCGGGCAGGATCACGCTCTCCACAGAAACATTCGGGTTGTTGTGCGTGAGTGCCCAGGTCACCTTCTCCAGGTAGAGCGGCGCGACGGTGGTGTTGGTCACCACCAAAACCCTCTTCCCATGAACATGCCTGCGCAGCTAAGGCATCAGGATCACGAAATGATCGCACCAATTCACTAaatccagcaaaaaaaaaacctctgcAGCAGGTCAGGCTCGTCGAGAAGGCCTGCGCCGATGTAGATCGGGTAGCTCCGGTCGCCGAGGTCGACGTCGACAACCGTGGAGaccctcgacgccggcggcggctgcataGCGGGGGCCGCGCTCGCGACGACACGGCTGCGGAGGGTCCTCGCTGCGGAagcgcggaggggaggagcgCAGGAGGCACGAGACGGCGAGGGGAgggaggccgccgcggccggactCGCGCtgggggcgcggcgggcggacacggccgccgcgcgggaggacgacgaggcggcggcgagcagagaggaggaggcggcggccgccatggagGTGGTGGAGCTGCGAAacgaagacgacggcgacggcgacggcggcggttggTGGCTGGCGAAGCGGGGGGATTTGAGGCGGGCGGAGTGTGGAGGTTGGTGGGAGAAGGAAGCCGAGAGGAGGAACCGTGCGGTGTATCTGGACCGTCGGTTGGGGAGATCGACGGCCGAGATGGACCCGGGGTTGGTGGGTGTGGTGGCGCGGCCATGGGTGGGATGGAAAGGTGGTTGACGTGGCGGGATGGTTGGCGGAGAGGTTGGGCTTGGGAATGGCTGCTTAGGGTGTCGCTGACAAATGGGCCCGGTCAAATCTGTCATCTCGTGTGTGCTTTTTTCTGGGCTTCGGCCCATATGACACAACTTCAATTGGGCCGTCGACCCATGAAGCGCATGAACaactcttgattttttttcatttttaagtttttattttttaatatttacagaaatattataccgaagaaaatatttacagataTAAACCCTACCACCCAAGTAGATGGCGGCAAGGTGACGTGGCACACAACGCCGTGTGCGTGCAAGGGTGGCAAGGGTTAAATGTAATTTTCGCATGCCCGCTGAGTGGCCTCCCACACAAGTCACCTTGGCCCTCTCTACTTAGATAACATGgtctatttctgtaaatattttcgccgttataatatttctgtaaatattaaaaattaaaaattaaaaattgaaaaaaaatcaacaactcGTCGGCTTCGTCGTCATCAACCTCGTGGGCTCGTGGCCAAACGGAACAAGTCGTAGGCAAAATTGCCGCGAGCTCCGGTGCCAGCCGCGCATGGCCACCCGCGACGCGCCATTGCCGCGCGGCCACTCCCGCGCAACGCCCCTCCCGCCCTTCAAagcgccggcctccgcctcctcctcctcggcctcgcccgcgtcgccgccaaCCCCGCCCCGCCCCACCCCAccctacccgccgccgccgctggccgttCCCCCCTCGTAGTAGAgcccccccgcgcgcgcgccgcaggTTCGGATGGCCGCCCGCGtcgcggccgcggtggcggcggcgctcctcgccgccgcgctgctcctcccgggcgccgcggcggagtgGACCCTCACGAAGAAGGGCACCGTCGTCTCCTACGACGAGCGCTCCCTCATGATCGACGGCAAGAGggacctcttcttctccggcgccatCCACTACCCACGGAGCCCGCCCGAGATGTGGGATAAGCTCGTCAAGACGGCCAAGATGGGCGGCCTCAACACCATCGAGACGTACGTTTTCTGGAACGGCCACGAGCCCGAGCCCGGGAAGGTATATTGATCTCTCTTGCAGTAGATTCAGCGCTCTACCAAAAATGCTacttttgaccattcgtcttattcaaaatttttgtgcaaatatgaaaatatttatgtcatgcttaaaaaacatttgatgatgaattaagtcacaataaaataaatgatacttcctccgtcccaaaatgtaagcattttttaggttggcacgggtattaagaaagtaggtgagaatg comes from the Oryza glaberrima chromosome 9, OglaRS2, whole genome shotgun sequence genome and includes:
- the LOC127784853 gene encoding predicted GPI-anchored protein 58, whose translation is MENAFKSLSSSAKSPSFMASNKHYHGVVNHQPPFPQPPATPPQPPLLPLPARPHAPPPQQHAAWPAPQRSKKPSHATATAAAAAAALGPKKTAPVPIPVQAAPSKKRAAAASQQEAAEWTTTTDSLYSVSPPPSCVPMPTSLLVGAAAGRKAATACAVEVAGGGGVDVGATDELRRLLRL
- the LOC127784852 gene encoding 3-dehydroquinate synthase, chloroplastic — protein: MAAAASSSLLAAASSSSRAAAVSARRAPSASPAAAASLPSPSRASCAPPLRASAARTLRSRVVASAAPAMQPPPASRVSTVVDVDLGDRSYPIYIGAGLLDEPDLLQRHVHGKRVLVVTNTTVAPLYLEKVTWALTHNNPNVSVESVILPDGEKYKDMGTLMKVFDKAVESRLDRRCTFVALGGGVIGDMCGFAAAAFLRGVNFIQIPTTLMAQVDSSVGGKTGINHPLGKNLIGAFYQPQCVLIDTETLNTLPDRELASGIAEVVKYGLIRDAPFFEWQEKNMPALLAREPSALAYAIKRSCENKAEVVAQDEKESGLRATLNLGHTFGHAIETGTGYGAWLHGEAVAAGTVMAADMSHRLGWIDESIKKRAIDILEKAKLPITPPEAMTVEKFKSIMAVDKKVADGLLRLILLKGPLGTCVFTGDYDRNALDETLRAFCDC